The Papio anubis isolate 15944 chromosome 1, Panubis1.0, whole genome shotgun sequence genome window below encodes:
- the IPO13 gene encoding importin-13 isoform X1, whose amino-acid sequence MERREEQPGAAGAGAAPALDFTVENVEKALHQLYYDPNIENKNLAQKWLMQAQVSPQAWHFSWQLLQPDKVPEIQYFGASALHIKISRYWSDIPTDQYESLKAQLFTQITRFASGSKIVLTRLCVALASLALSMMPDAWPCAVADMVRLFQAEDSPVDGQGRCLALLELLTVLPEEFQTSRLPQYRKGLVRTSLAVECGAVFPLLEQLLQQPSSPSCVRQKVLKCFSSWVQLEVPLQDCEALIQAAFAALQDSELFDSSVEAIVNAISQPDAQRYVNTLLKLIPLVLGLQEQLRQAVQNGDMETSHGICRIAVALGENHSRALLDQVEHWQSFLALVNMIMFCTGIPGHYPVNETTSSLTLTFWYTLQDDILSFEAEKQAVYQQVYRPVYFQLVDVLLHKAQFPSDEEYGFWSSDEKEQFRIYRVDISDTLMYVYEMLGAELLSNLYDKLGRLLTSSEEPYSWQHTEALLYGFQSIAETIDVNYSDVVPGLIGLIPRISISNVQLADTVMFTIGALSEWLADHPVMINSVLPLVLHALGNPELSVSSVSTLKKICRECKYDLPPYAANIVAVSQDVLMKQIHKTSQCMWLMQALGFLLSALQVEEILKNLHSLISPYIQQLEKLAEEIPNPSNKLAIVHILGLLSNLFTTLDISHHEDDHEGPELRKLPVPQGPNPVVVVLQQVFQLIQKVLSKWLNDAQVVEAVCAIFEKSVKTLLDDFAPMVPQLCEMLGRMYSTIPQASALDLTRQLVHIFAHEPAHFPPIEALFLLVTSVTLTLFQQGPRDHPDIVDSFMQLLAQALKRKPDLFLCERLDVKAVFQCAVLALKFPEAPTVKASCGFFTELLPRCGEVESVGKVVQEDGRMLLIAVLEAIGGQASRSLMDCFADILFALNKHCFSLLSMWIKEALQPPGFPSARLSPEQKDTFSQQILRERVNKRRVKEMVKEFTLLCRGLHGTDYTADY is encoded by the exons GCGCTGCACCAGCTCTACTATGACCCCAACATTGAGAACAAGAACCTGGCTCAGAAGTGGCTGATGCAGGCCCAGGTCTCCCCACAGGCCTGGCACTTCAGCTGGCAGCTACTGCAACCTGACAAGGTACCAGAGATCCAGTACTTTGGGGCCAGTGCTCTTCACATCAAGATCTCTCGCTACTGGAGTGACATCCCCACTGACCAGTATGAAAGCCTAAAGGCACAGCTCTTCACCCAGATCACCCGCTTTGCCAGTGGCTCCAAGATTGTACTGACTCGGCTGTGCGTGGCACTGGCCTCACTGGCTCTCAGCATGATGCCTGACGCTTGGCCATGTGCTGTGGCAGATATGGTACGACTCTTCCAGGCTGAGGACTCACCAGTGGATGGCCAGGGTCGCTGCCTAGCCCTGTTAGAGCTACTGACAGTGCTGCctgaggagttccagaccagccgcCTACCCCAGTACCGCAAAGGCCTGGTGCGGACCAGCCTGGCGGTGGAATGTGGGGCTGTCTTCCCGCTGCTGGAGCAACTACTACAGCAGCCCAGCTCACCCAGCTGTGTGCGTCAGAAGGTGCTCAAGTGTTTCTCCAGCTGGGTGCAGCTGGAGGTGCCACTGCAGGACTGTGAGGCGCTCATTCAGGCTGCCTTCGCTGCTCTGCAGGACTCAGAGCTCTTCGACAGCAGTGTGGAGGCCATTGTGAATGCCATCTCACAGCCTGATGCCCAAAG GTACGTGAACACGCTCCTGAAGCTCATCCCGCTGGTGCTGGGTCTGCAGGAACAACTGCGGCAGGCAGTGCAGAACGGGGACATGGAGACCTCCCATGGCATCTGTCGCATCGCTGTGGCCCTGGGCGAGAACCACTCCCG GGCCTTGCTGGACCAAGTAGAGCACTGGCAGAGTTTCCTGGCACTTGTCAACATGATTATGTTCTGCACAGGCATCCCTGGCCACTATCCTGTCAATGAGACCACCAGCTCCCTAACCCTCACATTCTGGTACACGCTGCAG GATGATATTCTATCCTTTGAGGCAGAGAAGCAGGCTGTATACCAGCAGGTGTACCGGCCAGTCTACTTCCAGCTGGTGGATGTGCTTCTGCACAAGGCCCAGTTCCCTTCTGATGAGGAATATGGATTCTGGTCCTCAGACGAGAAGGAGCAGTTCCGAATTTACAG GGTGGACATCTCAGACACGCTCATGTATGTCTATGAGATGTTGGGAGCCGAGCTGCTCAGCAACCTCTATGACAAGCTGGGTCGTTTGCTCACCAGCTCAGAGGAGCCCTACTCCTGGCAG CACACAGAGGCCCTCCTCTACGGCTTCCAATCCATCGCAGAGACCATTGATGTCAACTATTCTGATGTGGTGCCTGGGCTCATTGGCCTCATCCCACGGATCAGCATCAGCAACGTGCAGCTGGCAGACACTGTCATGTTCACCATTG gaGCTCTGTCTGAATGGCTGGCTGACCACCCCGTCATGATCAACAGTGTTCTGCCCCTGGTACTGCATGCCCTAGGCAATCCTGAGCTCTCTGTCTCTTCTGTGTCTACCCTCAAGAAGATCTGCCGAGAGTGCAAGTATGACCTGCCTCCCTATGCTGCCAACATTGTGGCCGTGTCCCAG GATGTGCTGATGAAACAGATCCACAAG ACAAGCCAGTGCATGTGGCTGATGCAGGCGCTGGGCTTCCTGCTGTCAGCTCTTCAAGTGGAGGAGATTCTTAAGAACCTGCACTCGCTTATCTCACCCTATATCCAGCAACTGGAGAAGCTGGCAGAGgagata CCCAATCCCTCCAACAAGCTGGCCATTGTTCACATCTTGGGGCTTCTCTCCAACCTCTTCACCACATTGGACATCAGTCATCATGAGGATGATCACGAAGGCCCTGAGCTTCGGAAGCTGCCAGTGCCACAGGGACCCAACCCC gtggtggtggtgctgcAGCAGGTCTTCCAGCTTATCCAGAAGGTGCTGAGCAAATGGTTGAATGATGCCCAGGTTGTGGAG GCGGTGTGCGCTATCTTTGAGAAGTCTGTTAAGACGCTGCTGGATGACTTTGCCCCCATGGTGCCACAGCTGTGTGAGATGCTGGGTCGGATGTACAGCACCATCCCCCAGGCCTCTGCTCTTGACCTCACTCGACAG CTGGTCCACATCTTTGCTCATGAGCCTGCCCACTTTCCCCCAATTGAGGCCCTCTTCCTGCTCGTCACCTCCGTCACACTCACTCTCTTCCAGCAAG ggCCCAGGGATCATCCTGatattgttgattcatttatGCAACTCCTGGCACAG GCTCTGAAGCGGAAGCCAGATTTGTTCCTGTGTGAACGATTGGATGTCAAAGCTGTGTTCCAGTGTG CTGTGCTGGCCCTCAAGTTCCCTGAGGCACCTACTGTCAAGGCCTCCTGTGGCTTCTTT ACAGAGCTGCTGCCTCGGTGTGGGGAAGTAGAGTCTGTGGGAAAGGTGGTACAGGAAGACGGTCGTATGCTGCTCATAGCAGTGCTGGAG GCCATTGGGGGCCAGGCCTCCCGCAGCCTCATGGACTGCTTTGCCGACATCCTGTTCGCCCTGAACAAgcactgcttcagcctcctgagcatgtGGATCAAGGAGGCCCTGCAGCCACCTGGTTTTCcctctgcccgcctcagccctgAACAGAAGGATACCTTCAGCCAGCAGATCCTTCG CGAGCGAGTGAACAAGAGGCGGGTGAAGGAGATGGTGAAGGAGTTCACACTGCTGTGCCGGGGTCTCCATGGCACAGATTACACAGCTGACTACTGA
- the IPO13 gene encoding importin-13 isoform X2: MERREEQPGAAGAGAAPALDFTVENVEKALHQLYYDPNIENKNLAQKWLMQAQVSPQAWHFSWQLLQPDKVPEIQYFGASALHIKISRYWSDIPTDQYESLKAQLFTQITRFASGSKIVLTRLCVALASLALSMMPDAWPCAVADMVRLFQAEDSPVDGQGRCLALLELLTVLPEEFQTSRLPQYRKGLVRTSLAVECGAVFPLLEQLLQQPSSPSCVRQKVLKCFSSWVQLEVPLQDCEALIQAAFAALQDSELFDSSVEAIVNAISQPDAQRYVNTLLKLIPLVLGLQEQLRQAVQNGDMETSHGICRIAVALGENHSRALLDQVEHWQSFLALVNMIMFCTGIPGHYPVNETTSSLTLTFWYTLQDDILSFEAEKQAVYQQVYRPVYFQLVDVLLHKAQFPSDEEYGFWSSDEKEQFRIYRVDISDTLMYVYEMLGAELLSNLYDKLGRLLTSSEEPYSWQHTEALLYGFQSIAETIDVNYSDVVPGLIGLIPRISISNVQLADTVMFTIGALSEWLADHPVMINSVLPLVLHALGNPELSVSSVSTLKKICRECKYDLPPYAANIVAVSQDVLMKQIHKTSQCMWLMQALGFLLSALQVEEILKNLHSLISPYIQQLEKLAEEIPNPSNKLAIVHILGLLSNLFTTLDISHHEDDHEGPELRKLPVPQGPNPVVVVLQQVFQLIQKVLSKWLNDAQVVEAVCAIFEKSVKTLLDDFAPMVPQLCEMLGRMYSTIPQASALDLTRQLVHIFAHEPAHFPPIEALFLLVTSVTLTLFQQGPRDHPDIVDSFMQLLAQALKRKPDLFLCERLDVKAVFQCAVLALKFPEAPTVKASCGFFTELLPRCGEVESVGKVVQEDGRMLLIAVLEELSRGPGAVRHSCCRRGNTLVC; this comes from the exons GCGCTGCACCAGCTCTACTATGACCCCAACATTGAGAACAAGAACCTGGCTCAGAAGTGGCTGATGCAGGCCCAGGTCTCCCCACAGGCCTGGCACTTCAGCTGGCAGCTACTGCAACCTGACAAGGTACCAGAGATCCAGTACTTTGGGGCCAGTGCTCTTCACATCAAGATCTCTCGCTACTGGAGTGACATCCCCACTGACCAGTATGAAAGCCTAAAGGCACAGCTCTTCACCCAGATCACCCGCTTTGCCAGTGGCTCCAAGATTGTACTGACTCGGCTGTGCGTGGCACTGGCCTCACTGGCTCTCAGCATGATGCCTGACGCTTGGCCATGTGCTGTGGCAGATATGGTACGACTCTTCCAGGCTGAGGACTCACCAGTGGATGGCCAGGGTCGCTGCCTAGCCCTGTTAGAGCTACTGACAGTGCTGCctgaggagttccagaccagccgcCTACCCCAGTACCGCAAAGGCCTGGTGCGGACCAGCCTGGCGGTGGAATGTGGGGCTGTCTTCCCGCTGCTGGAGCAACTACTACAGCAGCCCAGCTCACCCAGCTGTGTGCGTCAGAAGGTGCTCAAGTGTTTCTCCAGCTGGGTGCAGCTGGAGGTGCCACTGCAGGACTGTGAGGCGCTCATTCAGGCTGCCTTCGCTGCTCTGCAGGACTCAGAGCTCTTCGACAGCAGTGTGGAGGCCATTGTGAATGCCATCTCACAGCCTGATGCCCAAAG GTACGTGAACACGCTCCTGAAGCTCATCCCGCTGGTGCTGGGTCTGCAGGAACAACTGCGGCAGGCAGTGCAGAACGGGGACATGGAGACCTCCCATGGCATCTGTCGCATCGCTGTGGCCCTGGGCGAGAACCACTCCCG GGCCTTGCTGGACCAAGTAGAGCACTGGCAGAGTTTCCTGGCACTTGTCAACATGATTATGTTCTGCACAGGCATCCCTGGCCACTATCCTGTCAATGAGACCACCAGCTCCCTAACCCTCACATTCTGGTACACGCTGCAG GATGATATTCTATCCTTTGAGGCAGAGAAGCAGGCTGTATACCAGCAGGTGTACCGGCCAGTCTACTTCCAGCTGGTGGATGTGCTTCTGCACAAGGCCCAGTTCCCTTCTGATGAGGAATATGGATTCTGGTCCTCAGACGAGAAGGAGCAGTTCCGAATTTACAG GGTGGACATCTCAGACACGCTCATGTATGTCTATGAGATGTTGGGAGCCGAGCTGCTCAGCAACCTCTATGACAAGCTGGGTCGTTTGCTCACCAGCTCAGAGGAGCCCTACTCCTGGCAG CACACAGAGGCCCTCCTCTACGGCTTCCAATCCATCGCAGAGACCATTGATGTCAACTATTCTGATGTGGTGCCTGGGCTCATTGGCCTCATCCCACGGATCAGCATCAGCAACGTGCAGCTGGCAGACACTGTCATGTTCACCATTG gaGCTCTGTCTGAATGGCTGGCTGACCACCCCGTCATGATCAACAGTGTTCTGCCCCTGGTACTGCATGCCCTAGGCAATCCTGAGCTCTCTGTCTCTTCTGTGTCTACCCTCAAGAAGATCTGCCGAGAGTGCAAGTATGACCTGCCTCCCTATGCTGCCAACATTGTGGCCGTGTCCCAG GATGTGCTGATGAAACAGATCCACAAG ACAAGCCAGTGCATGTGGCTGATGCAGGCGCTGGGCTTCCTGCTGTCAGCTCTTCAAGTGGAGGAGATTCTTAAGAACCTGCACTCGCTTATCTCACCCTATATCCAGCAACTGGAGAAGCTGGCAGAGgagata CCCAATCCCTCCAACAAGCTGGCCATTGTTCACATCTTGGGGCTTCTCTCCAACCTCTTCACCACATTGGACATCAGTCATCATGAGGATGATCACGAAGGCCCTGAGCTTCGGAAGCTGCCAGTGCCACAGGGACCCAACCCC gtggtggtggtgctgcAGCAGGTCTTCCAGCTTATCCAGAAGGTGCTGAGCAAATGGTTGAATGATGCCCAGGTTGTGGAG GCGGTGTGCGCTATCTTTGAGAAGTCTGTTAAGACGCTGCTGGATGACTTTGCCCCCATGGTGCCACAGCTGTGTGAGATGCTGGGTCGGATGTACAGCACCATCCCCCAGGCCTCTGCTCTTGACCTCACTCGACAG CTGGTCCACATCTTTGCTCATGAGCCTGCCCACTTTCCCCCAATTGAGGCCCTCTTCCTGCTCGTCACCTCCGTCACACTCACTCTCTTCCAGCAAG ggCCCAGGGATCATCCTGatattgttgattcatttatGCAACTCCTGGCACAG GCTCTGAAGCGGAAGCCAGATTTGTTCCTGTGTGAACGATTGGATGTCAAAGCTGTGTTCCAGTGTG CTGTGCTGGCCCTCAAGTTCCCTGAGGCACCTACTGTCAAGGCCTCCTGTGGCTTCTTT ACAGAGCTGCTGCCTCGGTGTGGGGAAGTAGAGTCTGTGGGAAAGGTGGTACAGGAAGACGGTCGTATGCTGCTCATAGCAGTGCTGGAG GAACTGTCCAGAGGGCCTGGGGCAGTTAGGCATTCTTGCTGCAGAAGGGGCAACACCCTGGTGTGCTGA
- the DPH2 gene encoding 2-(3-amino-3-carboxypropyl)histidine synthase subunit 2 isoform X1, translating into MESMFSSPAEAALQREAGVPGLLTPLPDLDRVYELERVAGFIRDLGCERVALQFPDQLLGDAVAVAARLEETTGSKMFILGDTAYGSCCMDVLGAEQAGAQALIHFGPACLSPPARPLPVAFVLGQRSVALELCVKAFEAQNPDPKAPVALLSEPACAHALEALATLLRPRYLDLLVSSPAFPLPVGSLSPEPKPLERFGRYFSLAPGRRLEEYGAFYVGGSEASPDPDLDPDLSRLLLGWAPGRPFFSCCPDTGKTQDEGARAGRLRARRRYLVERARDAHVVGLLAGTLGVAQHREALAHLRNLTQAAGKRSYVLALGRPTPAKLANFPEVDVFVLLACPLGALAPQLSGSFFRPILAPCELEAACNPAWPPPGLAPHLTHYADLLPGSPFHVPLPPPESELWETPDVSLITGDLRPPPAWKSSNDSGSLALTPRPRLELAESSPAASFLSSRSWQGLEPRLGQTPVTEAVSGRRGIAIAYEDEGSG; encoded by the exons ATGGAGTCGATGTTTAGCAGCCCTGCCGAGGCGGCGCTGCAGCGAGAGGCGGGGGTGCCAGGACTGCTCACTCCTCTCCCGGACCTGGACCGAGTGTACGAGCTGGAGCGAGTCGCTGGATTTATCCGCGACCTGGGGTGTGAACGA GTTGCCTTGCAGTTCCCTGACCAGCTATTGGGAGatgctgtggctgtggctgcacGACTGGAGGAGACGACAGGGTCAAAGATGTTCATTCTGGGGGACACAGCCTACGGCAG CTGCTGCATGGATGTGCTGGGTGCTGAGCAAGCTGGAGCTCAGGCTCTCATACATTTTGGCCCTGCCTGCTTAAGCCCCCCAGCCCGCCCACTGCCCGTCGCCTTCGTCCTAGGTCAACGTTCTGTGGCCTTGGAGCTCTGCGTCAAGGCCTTTGAGGCCCAGAACCCAGACCCCAAAGCGCCTGTGGCGCTGCTGAGTGAGCCGGCCTGTGCCCATGCCCTGG AGGCTTTGGCTACTCTCCTGCGCCCACGGTACCTGGACCTGCTAGTCTCCAGCCCAGCTTTTCCCCTGCCAGTGGGTTCCCTGAGTCCAGAGCCTAAGCCCCTGGAGCGTTTTGGGCGCTACTTCTCTCTTGCCCCAGGGAGGCGTCTAGAAGAGTATGGTGCCTTCTACGTGGGGGGCTCTGAGGCCAGCCCTGACCCAGACCTTGACCCCGACCTGAGTCGGCTGCTTTTGGGGTGGGCACCAGGTCGACCCTTCTTCTCCTGCTGCCCAGATACAGGGAAGACTCAGGATGAGGGTGCCCGGGCTGGACGGCTAAGGGCACGAAGACGATATCTGGTAGAGAGGGCCAGAGATGCCCACGTTGTAGGGCTGCTGGCAGGCACACTGGGTGTAGCTCAACACCGTGAGGCACTGGCCCACTTGCGGAACCTGACTCAGGCTGCCGGCAAGCGTAGCTATGTGTTGGCCCTGGGGCGGCCCACCCCCGCCAAGCTTGCCAACTTCCCTGAGGTGGATGTCTTTGTGCTATTAGCCTGTCCTCTGGGTGCCCTAGCCCCCCAGCTTTCTGGTAGCTTCTTCCGGCCTATACTGGCACCATGTGAGCTGGAAGCTGCCTGCAACCCTGCCTGGCCACCTCCAGGCCTGGCTCCCCACCTCACACATTATGCAGACTTATTGCCTG GCTCTCCCTTCCACGTGCCTCTCCCACCACCTGAGTCAGAGCTGTGGGAAACCCCAGATGTGTCACTCATTACTGGAGATCTCCGACCCCCACCTGCCTGGAAGTCATCAAATGATTCTGGAAGCTTGGCCCTGACCCCACGGCCCCGGCTGGAACTGGCTGAGAGCAGTCCTGCAG CCTCGTTCCTTAGTTCCCGGAGCTGGCAAGGGCTGGAGCCCCGCCTGGGTCAGACGCCAGTGACAGAAGCTGTGAGTGGAAGACGAGGGATTGCCATCGCCTATGAGGATGAGGGAAGTGGCTGA
- the DPH2 gene encoding 2-(3-amino-3-carboxypropyl)histidine synthase subunit 2 isoform X3: protein MLWLWLHDWRRRQGQRCSFWGTQPTAGQRSVALELCVKAFEAQNPDPKAPVALLSEPACAHALEALATLLRPRYLDLLVSSPAFPLPVGSLSPEPKPLERFGRYFSLAPGRRLEEYGAFYVGGSEASPDPDLDPDLSRLLLGWAPGRPFFSCCPDTGKTQDEGARAGRLRARRRYLVERARDAHVVGLLAGTLGVAQHREALAHLRNLTQAAGKRSYVLALGRPTPAKLANFPEVDVFVLLACPLGALAPQLSGSFFRPILAPCELEAACNPAWPPPGLAPHLTHYADLLPGSPFHVPLPPPESELWETPDVSLITGDLRPPPAWKSSNDSGSLALTPRPRLELAESSPAASFLSSRSWQGLEPRLGQTPVTEAVSGRRGIAIAYEDEGSG from the exons atgctgtggctgtggctgcacGACTGGAGGAGACGACAGGGTCAAAGATGTTCATTCTGGGGGACACAGCCTACGGCAG GTCAACGTTCTGTGGCCTTGGAGCTCTGCGTCAAGGCCTTTGAGGCCCAGAACCCAGACCCCAAAGCGCCTGTGGCGCTGCTGAGTGAGCCGGCCTGTGCCCATGCCCTGG AGGCTTTGGCTACTCTCCTGCGCCCACGGTACCTGGACCTGCTAGTCTCCAGCCCAGCTTTTCCCCTGCCAGTGGGTTCCCTGAGTCCAGAGCCTAAGCCCCTGGAGCGTTTTGGGCGCTACTTCTCTCTTGCCCCAGGGAGGCGTCTAGAAGAGTATGGTGCCTTCTACGTGGGGGGCTCTGAGGCCAGCCCTGACCCAGACCTTGACCCCGACCTGAGTCGGCTGCTTTTGGGGTGGGCACCAGGTCGACCCTTCTTCTCCTGCTGCCCAGATACAGGGAAGACTCAGGATGAGGGTGCCCGGGCTGGACGGCTAAGGGCACGAAGACGATATCTGGTAGAGAGGGCCAGAGATGCCCACGTTGTAGGGCTGCTGGCAGGCACACTGGGTGTAGCTCAACACCGTGAGGCACTGGCCCACTTGCGGAACCTGACTCAGGCTGCCGGCAAGCGTAGCTATGTGTTGGCCCTGGGGCGGCCCACCCCCGCCAAGCTTGCCAACTTCCCTGAGGTGGATGTCTTTGTGCTATTAGCCTGTCCTCTGGGTGCCCTAGCCCCCCAGCTTTCTGGTAGCTTCTTCCGGCCTATACTGGCACCATGTGAGCTGGAAGCTGCCTGCAACCCTGCCTGGCCACCTCCAGGCCTGGCTCCCCACCTCACACATTATGCAGACTTATTGCCTG GCTCTCCCTTCCACGTGCCTCTCCCACCACCTGAGTCAGAGCTGTGGGAAACCCCAGATGTGTCACTCATTACTGGAGATCTCCGACCCCCACCTGCCTGGAAGTCATCAAATGATTCTGGAAGCTTGGCCCTGACCCCACGGCCCCGGCTGGAACTGGCTGAGAGCAGTCCTGCAG CCTCGTTCCTTAGTTCCCGGAGCTGGCAAGGGCTGGAGCCCCGCCTGGGTCAGACGCCAGTGACAGAAGCTGTGAGTGGAAGACGAGGGATTGCCATCGCCTATGAGGATGAGGGAAGTGGCTGA
- the DPH2 gene encoding 2-(3-amino-3-carboxypropyl)histidine synthase subunit 2 isoform X4 — protein sequence MLWLWLHDWRRRQGQRCSFWGTQPTAEALATLLRPRYLDLLVSSPAFPLPVGSLSPEPKPLERFGRYFSLAPGRRLEEYGAFYVGGSEASPDPDLDPDLSRLLLGWAPGRPFFSCCPDTGKTQDEGARAGRLRARRRYLVERARDAHVVGLLAGTLGVAQHREALAHLRNLTQAAGKRSYVLALGRPTPAKLANFPEVDVFVLLACPLGALAPQLSGSFFRPILAPCELEAACNPAWPPPGLAPHLTHYADLLPGSPFHVPLPPPESELWETPDVSLITGDLRPPPAWKSSNDSGSLALTPRPRLELAESSPAASFLSSRSWQGLEPRLGQTPVTEAVSGRRGIAIAYEDEGSG from the exons atgctgtggctgtggctgcacGACTGGAGGAGACGACAGGGTCAAAGATGTTCATTCTGGGGGACACAGCCTACGGCAG AGGCTTTGGCTACTCTCCTGCGCCCACGGTACCTGGACCTGCTAGTCTCCAGCCCAGCTTTTCCCCTGCCAGTGGGTTCCCTGAGTCCAGAGCCTAAGCCCCTGGAGCGTTTTGGGCGCTACTTCTCTCTTGCCCCAGGGAGGCGTCTAGAAGAGTATGGTGCCTTCTACGTGGGGGGCTCTGAGGCCAGCCCTGACCCAGACCTTGACCCCGACCTGAGTCGGCTGCTTTTGGGGTGGGCACCAGGTCGACCCTTCTTCTCCTGCTGCCCAGATACAGGGAAGACTCAGGATGAGGGTGCCCGGGCTGGACGGCTAAGGGCACGAAGACGATATCTGGTAGAGAGGGCCAGAGATGCCCACGTTGTAGGGCTGCTGGCAGGCACACTGGGTGTAGCTCAACACCGTGAGGCACTGGCCCACTTGCGGAACCTGACTCAGGCTGCCGGCAAGCGTAGCTATGTGTTGGCCCTGGGGCGGCCCACCCCCGCCAAGCTTGCCAACTTCCCTGAGGTGGATGTCTTTGTGCTATTAGCCTGTCCTCTGGGTGCCCTAGCCCCCCAGCTTTCTGGTAGCTTCTTCCGGCCTATACTGGCACCATGTGAGCTGGAAGCTGCCTGCAACCCTGCCTGGCCACCTCCAGGCCTGGCTCCCCACCTCACACATTATGCAGACTTATTGCCTG GCTCTCCCTTCCACGTGCCTCTCCCACCACCTGAGTCAGAGCTGTGGGAAACCCCAGATGTGTCACTCATTACTGGAGATCTCCGACCCCCACCTGCCTGGAAGTCATCAAATGATTCTGGAAGCTTGGCCCTGACCCCACGGCCCCGGCTGGAACTGGCTGAGAGCAGTCCTGCAG CCTCGTTCCTTAGTTCCCGGAGCTGGCAAGGGCTGGAGCCCCGCCTGGGTCAGACGCCAGTGACAGAAGCTGTGAGTGGAAGACGAGGGATTGCCATCGCCTATGAGGATGAGGGAAGTGGCTGA
- the DPH2 gene encoding 2-(3-amino-3-carboxypropyl)histidine synthase subunit 2 isoform X2 codes for MDVLGAEQAGAQALIHFGPACLSPPARPLPVAFVLGQRSVALELCVKAFEAQNPDPKAPVALLSEPACAHALEALATLLRPRYLDLLVSSPAFPLPVGSLSPEPKPLERFGRYFSLAPGRRLEEYGAFYVGGSEASPDPDLDPDLSRLLLGWAPGRPFFSCCPDTGKTQDEGARAGRLRARRRYLVERARDAHVVGLLAGTLGVAQHREALAHLRNLTQAAGKRSYVLALGRPTPAKLANFPEVDVFVLLACPLGALAPQLSGSFFRPILAPCELEAACNPAWPPPGLAPHLTHYADLLPGSPFHVPLPPPESELWETPDVSLITGDLRPPPAWKSSNDSGSLALTPRPRLELAESSPAASFLSSRSWQGLEPRLGQTPVTEAVSGRRGIAIAYEDEGSG; via the exons ATGGATGTGCTGGGTGCTGAGCAAGCTGGAGCTCAGGCTCTCATACATTTTGGCCCTGCCTGCTTAAGCCCCCCAGCCCGCCCACTGCCCGTCGCCTTCGTCCTAGGTCAACGTTCTGTGGCCTTGGAGCTCTGCGTCAAGGCCTTTGAGGCCCAGAACCCAGACCCCAAAGCGCCTGTGGCGCTGCTGAGTGAGCCGGCCTGTGCCCATGCCCTGG AGGCTTTGGCTACTCTCCTGCGCCCACGGTACCTGGACCTGCTAGTCTCCAGCCCAGCTTTTCCCCTGCCAGTGGGTTCCCTGAGTCCAGAGCCTAAGCCCCTGGAGCGTTTTGGGCGCTACTTCTCTCTTGCCCCAGGGAGGCGTCTAGAAGAGTATGGTGCCTTCTACGTGGGGGGCTCTGAGGCCAGCCCTGACCCAGACCTTGACCCCGACCTGAGTCGGCTGCTTTTGGGGTGGGCACCAGGTCGACCCTTCTTCTCCTGCTGCCCAGATACAGGGAAGACTCAGGATGAGGGTGCCCGGGCTGGACGGCTAAGGGCACGAAGACGATATCTGGTAGAGAGGGCCAGAGATGCCCACGTTGTAGGGCTGCTGGCAGGCACACTGGGTGTAGCTCAACACCGTGAGGCACTGGCCCACTTGCGGAACCTGACTCAGGCTGCCGGCAAGCGTAGCTATGTGTTGGCCCTGGGGCGGCCCACCCCCGCCAAGCTTGCCAACTTCCCTGAGGTGGATGTCTTTGTGCTATTAGCCTGTCCTCTGGGTGCCCTAGCCCCCCAGCTTTCTGGTAGCTTCTTCCGGCCTATACTGGCACCATGTGAGCTGGAAGCTGCCTGCAACCCTGCCTGGCCACCTCCAGGCCTGGCTCCCCACCTCACACATTATGCAGACTTATTGCCTG GCTCTCCCTTCCACGTGCCTCTCCCACCACCTGAGTCAGAGCTGTGGGAAACCCCAGATGTGTCACTCATTACTGGAGATCTCCGACCCCCACCTGCCTGGAAGTCATCAAATGATTCTGGAAGCTTGGCCCTGACCCCACGGCCCCGGCTGGAACTGGCTGAGAGCAGTCCTGCAG CCTCGTTCCTTAGTTCCCGGAGCTGGCAAGGGCTGGAGCCCCGCCTGGGTCAGACGCCAGTGACAGAAGCTGTGAGTGGAAGACGAGGGATTGCCATCGCCTATGAGGATGAGGGAAGTGGCTGA